From Gallaecimonas pentaromativorans, the proteins below share one genomic window:
- the bamC gene encoding outer membrane protein assembly factor BamC, translating into MIIRKTTLALAVIALAGCSSTSERRAPDGGFAYTKVADQPPLTIPAGLHAPKGDGKYAIPPAADKGPVGKAMDIRAPRLVLTVVDGSRIAENEAGSKVEIDAREGEDNVVSVINERLDEWLKTRNIPVASKTGNTIETDWFVPNDMEGMIKNADDFPVKRRFEIRVDAPQHARTAEVYVTSKGAERVAGDDDNATIGSGERASVAVLNDWLGFYASRDTAHAKEMALAKFRPIAVTLGKNNSDLTDLQLGADFERAWSRVPMVLEHMGFEIKDIDKSLGTYFVSYKGDPDSSFWSGIFGGDDKELSIKHGKYQIQLGEMGDNTSMTITNDDGQPIPDDKYAEIYKPFSELMRDSDLKEMKN; encoded by the coding sequence ATGATCATAAGAAAAACAACCCTGGCGCTGGCCGTTATTGCCTTGGCAGGCTGTAGCTCCACCAGTGAGCGCCGTGCCCCGGATGGCGGCTTTGCTTATACCAAGGTGGCCGACCAGCCGCCGCTGACCATTCCTGCTGGGCTGCACGCTCCCAAGGGCGATGGCAAATACGCCATTCCCCCGGCGGCCGATAAAGGGCCGGTGGGCAAGGCCATGGATATCCGCGCGCCGCGCCTGGTACTGACCGTGGTTGACGGCTCCCGTATCGCTGAAAACGAAGCCGGCTCCAAGGTGGAAATCGACGCCCGCGAAGGCGAAGACAACGTGGTCAGCGTCATCAATGAGCGCCTGGACGAGTGGCTCAAGACCCGCAATATCCCGGTGGCCAGCAAAACCGGCAATACCATCGAAACCGACTGGTTTGTGCCCAACGACATGGAAGGCATGATCAAAAATGCCGACGATTTCCCGGTCAAACGCCGCTTTGAAATTCGTGTCGATGCTCCCCAGCATGCCCGCACTGCCGAGGTGTATGTCACCAGCAAAGGCGCCGAGCGGGTTGCCGGTGACGACGACAACGCCACCATCGGCAGCGGCGAGCGCGCTTCGGTTGCGGTCCTGAACGACTGGCTGGGCTTCTACGCCAGCCGCGACACCGCCCACGCCAAGGAAATGGCCCTGGCCAAGTTCCGGCCCATTGCCGTTACCTTGGGTAAAAACAACAGCGACCTTACCGACTTGCAACTGGGCGCCGATTTCGAGCGCGCCTGGAGCCGGGTACCCATGGTGCTTGAGCACATGGGCTTTGAGATCAAAGACATCGATAAGAGCCTCGGGACTTACTTCGTCAGCTACAAAGGTGACCCGGACAGCTCTTTCTGGAGCGGCATCTTCGGCGGCGATGACAAGGAGCTGTCCATCAAGCACGGCAAGTATCAGATACAGCTGGGCGAAATGGGCGACAACACCTCCATGACCATCACCAATGATGACGGCCAGCCGATCCCCGACGACAAGTACGCCGAGATCTACAAGCCCTTCTCCGAGCTGATGCGCGATAGCGATCTCAAAGAGATGAAGAATTAG